A genomic window from Planococcus rifietoensis includes:
- a CDS encoding electron transfer flavoprotein subunit alpha/FixB family protein, with the protein MSKKVLVLGETREGALRNVSFEAIAAAKKISGDGEVVAVLLGEAVSEFGNELVAYGADRVITVEHPHLKSYTSDGYGQAFMAVVDQEQPEAIVFGHTAVGKDLSPKIASKLQTGLISDVTDIEGEGADAVFIRPIYSGKAFEKVKLKEDGVVFITVRPNNITPLEREERSGDVSSLSVDITNLRTIIKNVVRKSAEGVDLSEAKVIIAGGRGVKSKEGFEPLQELADLLGGAVGASRGACDADYCDYSLQIGQTGKVVTPDLYIAAGISGAIQHMAGMSNSKVIVAINKDPEANIFKVADYGIVGDLFDVIPLLTEEFKKVM; encoded by the coding sequence ATGTCGAAAAAAGTATTAGTATTGGGCGAAACGCGTGAAGGCGCTTTGCGCAACGTATCATTTGAAGCAATTGCCGCAGCCAAGAAAATTTCAGGCGACGGGGAAGTCGTTGCTGTCTTGCTCGGGGAAGCGGTGAGCGAGTTCGGAAACGAATTGGTCGCTTACGGCGCTGACCGTGTCATCACAGTTGAGCACCCACACTTGAAATCTTATACATCTGACGGCTACGGCCAAGCATTCATGGCAGTTGTTGACCAGGAACAGCCTGAAGCAATTGTCTTCGGCCACACTGCGGTTGGCAAGGACTTGTCGCCAAAAATCGCATCGAAATTGCAGACCGGCTTGATTTCCGATGTGACGGATATCGAAGGGGAAGGCGCAGACGCAGTCTTCATCCGCCCAATCTATTCCGGTAAAGCATTTGAAAAAGTGAAATTGAAAGAAGACGGAGTTGTCTTCATTACAGTACGCCCGAACAACATCACGCCGCTTGAGCGTGAAGAACGTTCTGGCGATGTATCGAGCTTGTCAGTCGATATTACAAACTTGCGCACGATCATCAAAAACGTCGTCCGCAAATCTGCAGAAGGCGTCGACCTTTCGGAAGCGAAAGTCATCATCGCCGGCGGACGCGGCGTCAAGAGCAAGGAAGGTTTTGAACCATTGCAGGAACTGGCTGACCTTCTCGGCGGCGCTGTCGGAGCATCACGCGGCGCATGCGATGCGGATTACTGCGATTATTCCTTGCAAATCGGACAGACAGGGAAAGTTGTTACACCTGATCTTTACATCGCAGCAGGAATTTCCGGCGCGATCCAGCACATGGCAGGAATGTCCAACTCCAAAGTCATCGTTGCGATCAATAAAGACCCGGAAGCGAATATCTTCAAAGTGGCAGACTACGGAATCGTCGGAGATCTATTCGACGTCATCCCGTTGCTCACGGAAGAATTCAAGAAAGTCATGTAA
- the trxA gene encoding thioredoxin — protein MAIVKGTDQNFKQEVSEGLVLVDFWAAWCGPCKMIAPVLEELDADMDDKVKIVKLDVDENQQTASEYGIMSIPTLLLMKNGETVDKVVGFRPKEALAELVEKHA, from the coding sequence ATGGCAATCGTTAAAGGAACAGATCAGAATTTCAAACAGGAAGTTTCAGAAGGACTCGTATTGGTCGACTTTTGGGCAGCATGGTGTGGGCCTTGTAAAATGATCGCGCCAGTTCTTGAAGAACTTGATGCAGATATGGACGACAAAGTGAAAATCGTGAAATTGGATGTTGATGAAAACCAACAGACAGCTAGCGAATACGGCATCATGTCCATCCCGACACTTCTTTTGATGAAAAACGGCGAAACAGTCGATAAAGTCGTCGGCTTCCGTCCAAAAGAAGCTTTGGCTGAATTGGTTGAAAAACACGCATAA
- the uvrC gene encoding excinuclease ABC subunit UvrC has translation MKSQMMQHKLAVLPDQPGCYLMKDRQGTIIYVGKAKVLKNRVRSYFTGSHDTKTQRLVNEIEDFEYIVTSSDKEALILELTLIKKHDPKYNIRLKDNKTYPYLKITGERHPKLVITRQVKKDKGKYFGPYPNAYAASETKKLLDRLYPLRKCHTMPDRVCLYYHLGQCLAPCVKPVEKDTYREMIDGISRFLNGGFREVKQELTEKMSEAAENLEFERAKEYRDQISHIESVMEKQKMAMNDFTNRDVFAYAVDKGWMCVQVFFVRQGKLIEREVSMFPLYRDPEEEFLTFLGQFYEKPDHIKPNEILLQEAEDEEFLKEWLGAKVLVPQRGKKKDLVLLARKNAEIAIKEKFQLLERQEERTVGACNELGEAMNIHTPLRIEAFDNSHIQGADAVSAMVVFIDGKPSKKDYRKYKTRSAQKPDDYAAMREVVRRRYSRVLKDGLPLPDLIIIDGGKGQIESAREIVEDELGLDIPIAGLAKDAKHQTSQLLYGNPVEMVELKRTSEAFYLLQRIQDEVHRFVITFHRQLRGKNSIQSALDGLQGVGPKRKQQLLKHFGSVRKIKEANAGEIQQAGIPEKLAMEIERHFKEQPLQQE, from the coding sequence ATGAAAAGTCAAATGATGCAACACAAACTCGCGGTTTTACCTGACCAACCGGGCTGCTATTTGATGAAAGACCGGCAAGGGACGATTATCTATGTCGGCAAAGCGAAAGTGTTGAAAAATCGTGTGCGTTCATATTTTACAGGCAGCCACGATACGAAAACACAAAGGCTTGTCAACGAGATCGAAGACTTTGAATACATCGTCACCTCCTCGGACAAGGAAGCGCTTATCCTTGAGTTGACGCTCATCAAGAAACATGATCCAAAATACAATATCCGCCTGAAAGACAATAAGACCTATCCGTATTTGAAAATTACAGGGGAACGCCACCCGAAATTGGTCATCACGAGACAGGTCAAAAAAGATAAAGGGAAATACTTCGGCCCTTATCCGAATGCCTATGCAGCGAGCGAGACGAAAAAACTGCTGGATCGTTTATATCCGCTCCGCAAATGCCATACGATGCCGGACCGCGTTTGCCTGTATTACCATCTTGGGCAATGCCTCGCGCCTTGCGTCAAGCCGGTAGAGAAGGATACGTACCGTGAAATGATCGACGGCATCAGCCGCTTCTTAAATGGCGGCTTCCGCGAAGTGAAGCAGGAGCTGACCGAGAAGATGAGTGAAGCGGCGGAGAATCTGGAGTTCGAACGGGCGAAAGAATACCGCGACCAAATCAGCCACATCGAATCGGTAATGGAAAAACAGAAAATGGCCATGAACGATTTCACCAACCGTGACGTCTTTGCTTACGCTGTCGACAAGGGCTGGATGTGCGTGCAAGTATTTTTCGTGCGCCAAGGAAAGCTGATCGAGCGCGAAGTGTCGATGTTCCCGTTATATCGCGACCCGGAAGAAGAGTTTTTAACTTTCCTTGGCCAGTTCTATGAAAAGCCGGACCATATCAAACCGAATGAGATCCTGCTGCAAGAAGCGGAAGACGAGGAATTTCTGAAAGAATGGCTCGGCGCGAAAGTGCTTGTCCCTCAGCGCGGCAAGAAGAAAGATTTGGTGCTGCTTGCGCGCAAGAATGCGGAAATTGCCATCAAGGAGAAATTCCAATTGCTCGAGCGCCAGGAAGAACGGACGGTTGGCGCTTGCAACGAATTGGGTGAAGCGATGAACATTCACACGCCGCTACGCATTGAAGCATTCGATAACTCCCATATCCAAGGGGCGGATGCCGTGTCTGCGATGGTCGTCTTTATTGACGGCAAACCATCGAAGAAAGATTACCGGAAATACAAAACCCGCTCTGCGCAAAAGCCCGATGATTATGCGGCAATGCGTGAAGTGGTCCGCAGACGCTACAGCCGCGTGCTGAAGGATGGCTTGCCGCTGCCCGACTTGATCATCATCGATGGGGGCAAAGGCCAAATCGAATCGGCGCGCGAAATCGTTGAAGACGAACTCGGCCTCGATATCCCGATTGCTGGCCTTGCAAAAGATGCCAAGCACCAAACGTCCCAGTTGTTGTATGGCAATCCGGTTGAAATGGTGGAACTGAAGCGCACAAGTGAAGCGTTTTATTTATTGCAGCGCATTCAAGACGAAGTCCATCGCTTCGTCATCACGTTCCACCGCCAATTGCGCGGCAAGAATTCGATTCAATCTGCGCTCGACGGTTTGCAAGGCGTCGGCCCGAAACGCAAGCAGCAATTGCTCAAGCATTTCGGCTCCGTCCGGAAAATCAAGGAAGCGAACGCCGGCGAGATCCAGCAGGCCGGCATTCCTGAGAAGCTGGCCATGGAAATCGAACGGCATTTCAAAGAACAGCCGTTGCAACAAGAATAA
- a CDS encoding aspartate kinase — MTTIVMKFGGTSVASPEKIVGVARRAIREKQQGKRVVIVVSAMGKTTDTLLGLAGEISAEPPKREMDMLLATGEQVTISLLAMAFKKLGHDALSFTGWQAGIETESVPRNARIETIHTQRLEEALELGLFCVVAGFQGVDKNGNITTLGRGGSDTTAVALAAALGAEKCEIYTDVDGVYTSDPRYVTGARKLEQISYDEMLELANLGAGVLHPRAVEFAKNNQVPLSVRASYSDEPGTIIQEVITVEKNLIVRGVAFEKDIARITVSYTKPFNGSLANIFTTLADHLIDVDIIVQSISEEFPPSVSFSIKEDSLVEAQRVLSEAQEKIGYNTIDIETGLAKVSIVGSGMVSNPGVAAKMFDILRTQDVPVKMVSTSEIKVSVVVPASEMERSANALHDAYGLTPASVR, encoded by the coding sequence ATGACAACAATCGTAATGAAATTCGGCGGGACGTCCGTGGCGTCCCCGGAGAAAATCGTAGGCGTGGCAAGACGCGCTATCCGGGAAAAACAACAAGGCAAACGCGTCGTCATCGTCGTCTCGGCGATGGGCAAAACGACAGACACGCTGCTTGGCCTTGCGGGAGAGATTTCCGCAGAGCCGCCAAAGCGTGAAATGGACATGCTGCTCGCGACTGGTGAACAAGTGACCATTTCGCTGTTGGCGATGGCATTCAAAAAACTCGGCCATGATGCTTTGAGCTTCACAGGCTGGCAGGCAGGAATCGAAACGGAATCCGTTCCGCGGAATGCACGCATCGAAACGATCCATACGCAGCGTTTAGAGGAAGCGCTTGAACTCGGCTTGTTCTGCGTGGTCGCAGGATTCCAAGGCGTCGACAAGAACGGCAACATCACGACGCTTGGCCGCGGTGGATCCGATACGACTGCTGTGGCGCTGGCGGCTGCTTTAGGCGCTGAAAAATGCGAAATCTATACGGATGTTGACGGTGTCTACACTTCCGATCCGCGTTATGTCACAGGCGCCCGCAAACTTGAACAGATTTCATACGACGAAATGCTCGAATTAGCCAATCTCGGGGCGGGGGTTCTTCATCCGCGCGCCGTGGAATTCGCCAAGAACAACCAAGTGCCCCTTTCTGTACGGGCCAGCTACTCGGATGAACCGGGGACTATCATTCAAGAGGTGATCACTGTGGAAAAAAATCTAATTGTGCGCGGTGTGGCATTTGAAAAAGACATCGCCCGCATCACGGTCAGCTATACAAAGCCGTTCAACGGCTCGCTTGCCAATATCTTCACGACTCTGGCGGATCACTTGATCGATGTCGATATCATCGTGCAAAGCATCAGTGAGGAGTTTCCGCCGTCTGTCTCCTTCTCGATCAAAGAAGACAGCCTGGTAGAAGCCCAGCGCGTATTGTCGGAAGCACAGGAAAAAATCGGCTACAACACTATCGATATCGAAACCGGCTTGGCGAAAGTGTCGATCGTCGGATCCGGCATGGTGTCGAATCCCGGCGTCGCAGCAAAAATGTTCGATATTCTTCGCACGCAGGATGTGCCTGTGAAAATGGTCAGCACTTCCGAAATTAAAGTCTCTGTCGTCGTGCCGGCGAGTGAAATGGAACGCTCAGCAAATGCGCTTCACGATGCATATGGACTGACGCCAGCGTCTGTCAGATAA
- a CDS encoding succinate dehydrogenase cytochrome b558 subunit, producing MDNNREFLMRRLHSLLGVIPIGLFLTQHLIVNHFATQGVEAFNQAAHFMANLPFVIFLEIFVIYLPLMYHAFYGLYIAFTAKNNPGHYSYMRNILFVAQRYTGIFLVVFIAWHVFETRFQVAIGAAEADFNMMENILSNPFMFAFYVLGVLSATFHLANGLWSFFVTWGITVSEKAQRYSTYFTLLVFIVLSIIGIRALFAFV from the coding sequence TTGGATAACAATCGTGAATTTTTAATGCGCAGGCTGCATTCTTTACTCGGGGTCATTCCAATCGGATTGTTCTTGACGCAGCATTTGATCGTCAACCATTTCGCTACGCAAGGCGTGGAAGCGTTTAACCAAGCTGCCCACTTCATGGCAAATCTTCCATTCGTCATCTTCCTGGAGATTTTCGTCATCTACTTGCCGCTCATGTATCATGCTTTCTACGGATTATACATAGCGTTCACAGCGAAAAACAACCCGGGGCATTACAGCTACATGCGCAACATCTTATTTGTTGCACAGCGTTACACCGGGATTTTCCTTGTGGTCTTTATCGCATGGCACGTGTTTGAGACAAGATTCCAAGTTGCGATTGGTGCAGCAGAGGCAGATTTCAACATGATGGAAAACATCCTGTCGAATCCGTTTATGTTCGCCTTTTACGTATTGGGTGTCCTGTCCGCAACGTTCCACTTAGCGAACGGATTGTGGTCTTTCTTTGTAACGTGGGGAATCACGGTTTCAGAGAAAGCACAGCGCTACTCAACTTACTTCACACTTCTAGTCTTTATTGTATTATCGATCATTGGTATCAGAGCATTGTTTGCATTCGTTTAA
- the sdhA gene encoding succinate dehydrogenase flavoprotein subunit, whose product MAKGKISIVGGGLAGLMAAIKVAEAGAPADLFSIVPVKRSHSVCAQGGINGAVNTKGEGDSPAIHLDDTVYGGDFLANQKPVKAMADAAPGIIRLLDRMGVMFNRTPEGLLDFRRFGGTMHHRTAFAGATTGQQLLYALDEQVRRYEVAGLITKYEGWEFLGLVIDDEGVSRGITAQNLTTMEIKSFRSDAVIMATGGPGIIFGKSTNSVINTGSAASIVYQQGAYYANGEFIQIHPTAIPGDDKLRLMSESARGEGGRIWTYKDGKPWYFLEEKYPAYGNLVPRDIATREIFDVCVNQKLGINGENMVYLDLSHKDSKELDIKLGGIIEIYEKFTGDDPRKVPMKIFPAVHYSMGGLWVDDHQMTNIPGVLAAGECDYSQHGANRLGANSLLSAIYGGMVAGPNALEYVKGLEVLAEDLPNDIYAKHEAEEQRKWDEILALDGTENAYVLHKELGEWMTDNVTVVRYNDRLEETDRKIQELLERFNHISMTDTQLWSNQGAMFTRQLKNMLHLARVITIGALKRNESRGAHYKPEFPERNDEEFLKTTMAKFNGYDAPIFHYEEVDTGLIPPRKRDYSAKA is encoded by the coding sequence ATGGCGAAAGGCAAAATTTCTATCGTCGGTGGGGGCCTAGCTGGCCTAATGGCAGCGATCAAAGTTGCCGAAGCAGGAGCACCTGCCGATCTATTTTCCATCGTTCCAGTTAAACGGTCTCACTCTGTGTGCGCACAGGGCGGCATTAACGGAGCGGTGAATACAAAAGGTGAAGGGGATTCCCCAGCAATTCACCTAGATGACACCGTTTACGGCGGTGACTTCCTAGCTAACCAAAAGCCGGTTAAAGCAATGGCTGATGCAGCACCTGGCATCATCCGCCTGCTTGACCGCATGGGCGTCATGTTCAACCGTACGCCTGAAGGGCTTCTTGACTTCCGCCGTTTCGGCGGCACGATGCACCACAGAACGGCATTTGCCGGCGCGACAACGGGCCAACAATTGCTATATGCATTAGATGAGCAAGTCCGCCGCTACGAAGTCGCAGGCTTGATCACAAAATATGAAGGCTGGGAATTCCTGGGCCTCGTCATCGACGACGAAGGCGTTTCGCGAGGAATCACTGCACAGAACTTGACGACAATGGAGATTAAATCGTTCCGTTCGGATGCTGTCATCATGGCAACCGGCGGACCGGGGATTATCTTCGGAAAATCCACAAACTCTGTCATCAACACAGGTTCTGCTGCATCGATCGTGTACCAGCAAGGCGCTTACTATGCGAACGGCGAATTCATCCAAATCCACCCGACAGCAATTCCTGGCGACGACAAGCTCCGCTTGATGTCAGAATCTGCGCGCGGTGAAGGCGGACGGATCTGGACGTATAAAGACGGCAAGCCTTGGTACTTCCTGGAAGAAAAATACCCAGCATACGGAAACCTGGTCCCACGTGATATCGCGACACGCGAAATCTTCGATGTGTGCGTTAACCAAAAACTCGGCATCAACGGCGAGAACATGGTGTACTTGGACCTTTCCCATAAAGATTCGAAAGAACTCGACATCAAACTGGGCGGCATCATCGAAATCTATGAGAAATTCACAGGCGACGATCCGCGTAAAGTTCCGATGAAGATTTTCCCAGCAGTCCATTATTCCATGGGCGGGTTATGGGTCGACGATCATCAGATGACGAACATCCCTGGCGTTTTGGCAGCCGGCGAATGCGATTATTCCCAGCACGGTGCGAACCGTCTCGGCGCTAACTCGCTCTTGTCAGCCATCTATGGCGGCATGGTCGCTGGACCGAATGCCCTTGAGTATGTCAAGGGCTTGGAAGTATTGGCCGAAGACTTGCCAAACGATATTTACGCGAAGCATGAAGCTGAAGAGCAGCGTAAATGGGATGAAATCTTAGCGCTTGACGGAACTGAAAATGCTTACGTCTTGCACAAAGAACTGGGCGAATGGATGACGGACAATGTGACGGTCGTTCGCTATAATGACCGCCTTGAAGAAACAGACCGTAAAATCCAGGAGCTTCTTGAACGCTTTAACCACATCAGCATGACGGATACGCAACTTTGGAGCAACCAAGGCGCAATGTTTACTCGCCAGCTGAAAAATATGCTACATTTAGCACGTGTCATCACTATCGGTGCGTTGAAACGCAACGAAAGCCGCGGCGCTCATTACAAGCCGGAATTCCCGGAACGTAATGACGAGGAGTTCTTGAAGACGACTATGGCGAAATTCAACGGTTACGATGCGCCGATCTTCCATTATGAAGAAGTCGACACTGGCTTGATCCCGCCACGCAAACGCGATTATTCCGCGAAAGCATAG